In the genome of Henningerozyma blattae CBS 6284 chromosome 5, complete genome, one region contains:
- the VPS30 gene encoding beclin 1 (similar to Saccharomyces cerevisiae VPS30 (YPL120W); ancestral locus Anc_8.615) yields the protein MDSITEKTLKCQNCHLPLHIDTALLDLSTAQRNLLTNSNITNGQANEITSIKSQYTTNTQSINRNKILLYPIPEDRLRRLGMIKDPNELEFKKNGFNDSYVFLKNDDFHNKTNNKNNKKTNNNYNSQDNARALKTIQLKHSMSTETDSSISQLDKKDDEQNTLNINGSLTEGEDDDDDDDDDFKRYDITTDDKSSLSSKNLSTQINSLVNVFNILSTNSNIDYPVCQDCCDLLVSRLKTQYNESVKERDTYFQFINRLEKQKKISHENTDGNNISDTPILPSTNKKSDHPKPSSTNELSQTPNDLEIERKQLLEELMRLEDEEEQLDKLIEKLHTQIDNKKTFEQNVCKNYNENELQQLEFKKEIESLNNQYENSLNNMDRLRKLNIYNETFKISHNGPFGTINNLRLGGYDNNQISWNEINTALGQIILLFSTIINKLNLNLKNYKLIPMGSFSKILIFNNQLQDWISLDVFNDENFKIGKFFRKETDLDKALEALLDIMNEISISLSKLIMSNSNTNNKRDRTINGNNTNSKDGNPLINEMNISIDNITGNINNSNSVEVDDDFEDDDEDDDDNDDNAMDDHEQNRNRRNNNSSEAMRNNIEDTVEHINELSIHNNNNNNINNNNTSITSKTNANGVNTSRDNIHVPNQDDNRVELPYPMYKDTINGISVKLYGSKPNLEWTTAMKFLLTNAKWLLVYSSSRLSH from the coding sequence ATGGACTCAATTACTgaaaaaacattaaaatGCCAAAATTGTCATCTTCCATTACACATAGACACTGCACTTTTAGATTTAAGCACAGCTCAAAGGAACTTATTaactaattctaatattacCAATGGTCAAGCAAATGAGATTACAAGTATAAAAAGTCAGTATACAACTAACACACAAAGtataaatagaaataagATACTGCTGTATCCAATCCCTGAAGACAGATTAAGAAGGTTAGGTATGATTAAAGACCCAAATGAgttagaatttaaaaaaaatggatttAATGATTCCTATGTATTCttaaaaaatgatgattttcataataaaaccaataataaaaataacaagaagaccaataataattataatagcCAAGATAATGCACGAGCATTAAaaacaattcaattaaagcATTCAATGTCAACAGAGACAGATAGTTCTATTTCACAATTGGATaaaaaagatgatgaaCAAAATACATTGAATATAAACGGTAGCCTCACCGAAGgagaagatgatgatgatgacgatgacgatgattttaaaagatatgaCATCACCACTGATGATAAATCATCTTTATCAagtaaaaatttatcaactcaaataaattcattagtaaacgttttcaatattttatcaacaAATTCCAATATTGATTATCCAGTTTGTCAAGATTGCTGTGATTTACTCGTGTCAAGATTAAAAACTCAGTATAATGAATCAGTAAAAGAAAGAGATAcctattttcaatttattaatcgTTTGGAAAAgcagaaaaaaataagtcATGAAAATACTgatggtaataatatttcagaCACTCCAATTCTACCATctacaaataaaaagtcTGATCATCCAAAGCCTTCAAGCACCAATGAATTAAGCCAAACTCcaaatgatttagaaattgaaagaaagCAATTATTGGAGGAATTAATGAGGCtggaagatgaagaagagcAATTAGATAAGTTAATCGAAAAATTACATACCCAAATTGATAACAAAAAAACTTTCGAGCAAAATGTttgtaaaaattataacgaaaatgaattacagcaattagaatttaaaaaagaaatagaatCGTTAAATAACCAATATGAAAATTCATTGAATAATATGGATAGGCtgagaaaattaaatatttataatgaaacttttaaaatatctcaTAATGGGCCATTTGgtacaataaataatttgagaCTTGGAGGTtatgataataatcaaatatcgtggaatgaaattaatactGCATTGGggcaaataattttattgttttctactataataaataaattgaatttaaatttaaagaattataaaCTAATACCTATGGgatcattttctaaaatattgatatttaataatcaGTTGCAAGATTGGATTAGTTTAGATGtatttaatgatgaaaattttaaaattggaaaattcTTTCGTAAGGAGACCGATCTCGATAAGGCTTTAGAGGCACTATTAGATATAAtgaatgaaatttcaatatcattgTCTAAATTAATCATgtctaattcaaataccaataataaaagagaCCGAACTATTAACGGcaataatactaattctAAGGATGGTAACCCATTAATCaatgaaatgaatatatctattgataatattactggtaatatcaataatagtaattcTGTTGAAGTAGACGATGATTTTGAGGACGATGATGAGgacgatgatgataatgatgataatgctATGGATGACCATGAACAAAATAGAAATcgtagaaataataatagttctGAAGCAATGCGAAACAATATAGAAGATACTGTTGAGCACATAAATGAGCTCTCGatacataataataataataacaacatcaataataataatactagCATTACTTCTAAAACAAATGCAAATGGTGTTAATACATCTAGAGATAATATACATGTTCCTAATCAAGATGATAACCGCGTTGAATTGCCTTATCCAATGTACAAGGACACCATCAATGGAATATCGGTCAAGCTTTATGGTAGCAAACCAAATTTAGAATGGACAACTGctatgaaatttttattaacaaaTGCTAAATGGCTATTAGTTTATTCTTCTAGTAGATTAAGCCATTGA
- the TBLA0E04120 gene encoding nucleolar complex 2 family protein (similar to Saccharomyces cerevisiae NOC2 (YOR206W); ancestral locus Anc_8.617) yields MARVSKATKKFQSKHLKRTLDHRKQLKLHNKKIKGRRGNKTEEEKRDIAGTKEDQILKKSVKEEVFKDLSVDKLFKSGFSIPKNTVPAPSRNRKDIANDDEVNQVASDLGSDDEELKSYLNNDANDNAGIEDELTTSNGKNKVEKDNSIEISTAHIKKWRNQLSNCSDSKIFESIFQTYSNISNPEYPKLIKFSIEELPKKIVFAVPYQNKRNSRLLKTNVESKNISSSIKPFLTYIISYAFENCENTIDELPKFLTNINILLPYIVTNKKVLKKLLNISIEKLIALVEDQLEEKEDDMEHSDYHLIEVLLEWLKHMINEFKSSILEIFLKLSYSYFINISRKTNSKSINTIEKLKLILHELFITDESIGYQLGFEYLRQLAIHIKSTMDSNNNLGKTTSSNSNSFLMIYNWQFVHALDFWSRVLIKAQTTLNKPKTSPLRQLFKPLIQVSIGVIKLVPTPQFFAIRFHILKILMDLASNTDVYIPLYPYLSEVLFSSLFQKSVSSKITDENNNKLKHFDFQYNIKCSPLYLNSKIYQDSVIEQVLIAFNRYIEIYSRNVVFPELMTPIIISLRGFIDRHDENNNLKNFCSQLNSLINKILTTSEMIQKERAKITFTPDNRLEAARFLNL; encoded by the coding sequence ATGGCTAGAGTTTCGAAAGCTACTAAGAAGTTTCAATCGAAACATTTAAAGCGTACTCTTGACCATAGAAAACAGTTAAAATTACACAATAAGAAGATCAAAGGTAGACGTGGGAATAAAACTGAGGAAGAAAAACGTGACATTGCTGGCACTAAAGAAGATCAAATTCTCAAGAAATCAGTTAAGGAAGAAGTCTTTAAAGATTTGTCTGtagataaattattcaaaagtGGATTTTCTATTCCAAAGAACACTGTTCCAGCTCCTTCAAGAAATAGAAAGGATATTgctaatgatgatgaagttAACCAAGTTGCTAGTGATTTAGGtagtgatgatgaagaattaaaaagcTATTTAAATAACGATGCTAATGATAATGCTGGAATTGAAGATGAACTGACCACTTCAAACGGCAAGAATaaagttgaaaaagataACTCCATTGAAATATCTACAGCtcatattaaaaaatggaGAAATCAATTGTCTAATTGCTcagattcaaaaatttttgaatctaTTTTCCAAAcatattctaatatatcCAATCCAGAATATCcgaaattgataaaattttctattgaagaattacccaaaaaaattgtttttgCAGTTCCATATCAAAATAAGAGAAATTCAAGATTATTAAAGACAAATGTAGAGTCAAAGAATATCTCAAGTTCCATAAAACCATTTTTGACTTATATAATTTCGTATGCTTTCGAGAATTGCGAGAATACAATCGATGAATTACCAAAATTTTTAaccaatattaatatattattgcCCTATATCGTTACTAACAAAaaagttttgaaaaaattattaaatatatcaattgaaaaattgattgCCTTAGTTGAAGATCAACTTGAAGAAAAGGAAGATGATATGGAACATTCAGATTATCATCTGATTGAAGTCTTATTAGAATGGTTGAAGCATAtgattaatgaatttaaatcaagcatattagaaatatttttaaaattatcctactcttattttattaatatttcacGTAAAACCAATTCGAAGTCAATAAACACAATTGAGAagttaaaattaatacttCATGAATTATTCATAACAGATGAATCCATTGGTTATCAATTGGGTTTCGAATACTTAAGACAATTAGCTATTCATATAAAATCAACTATGgatagcaataataatctaGGTAAAACTACCTCGagtaattcaaattcatttcTAATGATTTATAATTGGCAATTTGTTCATGCTTTAGATTTTTGGTCAAGAGTATTAATAAAAGCTCAAACTACATTAAATAAACCAAAAACATCGCCATTAAGACAGTTATTTAAGCCATTAATCCAAGTGTCTATTGGTGTCATTAAATTAGTTCCTACTCCCCAGTTTTTTGCAATAAGatttcatattttgaagatattaatGGATCTAGCATCTAATACTGATGTTTATATTCCATTATATCCATATTTATCCGaggttttattttcaagtTTGTTTCAAAAGTCTGTTTCATCGAAAATTAcagatgaaaataataataaattaaaacattttGACTTTCAATACAATATTAAATGCTCtccattatatttaaactCTAAGATTTATCAAGATTCAGTAATAGAACAAGTTCTCATTGCCTTTAATAGATATATCGAAATTTATTCTAGAAATGTAGTATTTCCAGAATTAATGACGcctataataatttctttacgTGGATTTATTGATAGACATGacgaaaataataacttaaagaatttttgctctcaattaaattctttaattaataaaatattaacaacTTCTGAAATGATTCAAAAGGAAAGAGCCAAAATTACTTTTACACCAGATAATAGATTAGAAGCAGCTCGTTTCTTGAACTTATGA
- the MEI5 gene encoding Mei5p (similar to Saccharomyces cerevisiae MEI5 (YPL121C); ancestral locus Anc_8.618), whose amino-acid sequence MDDTTLVESSPQKPQDKENRADTVPTTKVTQSFLVPTNLGLPIKKDITKEYSIGKKQVKKIEEKKLIKHLNIQCEKYDLKILYKEKTELQKEITQLKTGIHILQNYEKELKVKELITKWRDVCQAGMSYMYNSAAIKIDRMGGFEEFRRKELENEKRRLEYQMDDSLQLEVDSILESEEFNNLTIDDQEEYKTQMNEKLEEMEKMKNSKLEALEAEMESSRNQTFTMQELAKRLKVDYKFIFLEETDID is encoded by the coding sequence ATGGATGACACAACATTGGTAGAAAGTTCCCCTCAAAAACCAcaagataaagaaaatagagCAGATACTGTCCCAACAACTAAAGTTACCCAGAGTTTTCTTGTACCAACTAATTTAGGATTACCTAtcaaaaaagatattacGAAGGAGTATTCAATTGGCAAAAAAcaagtgaaaaaaatagaagagAAAAAACTCATAAAGCATTTGAATATTCAATGTGAGAAATATgatctaaaaatattatacaaagaaaaaacagAATTACAAAAAGAAATCACGCAATTAAAAACTGGTATtcatattttacaaaattatgAGAAAGAACTTAAAGTTAAAGAATTGATTACTAAATGGAGGGATGTGTGCCAGGCAGGAATGTCATATATGTATAATTCGGCAGCCATCAAAATTGATAGAATGGGTGGATTTGAAGAGTTTAGAAGAAAAGAGTTAGAGAATGAGAAGAGAAGATTAGAATATCAAATGGATGACAGTCTTCAACTTGAAGTAGATTCTATTCTTGAATCCGAGGAATTTAACAATTTAACAATAGATGATCAAGAAGAGTATAAAACACaaatgaatgaaaaattagaagaaatggaaaaaatgaaaaattctaaattggAAGCTCTGGAAGCAGAGATGGAAAGTTCAAGAAATCAAACTTTTACGATGCAAGAATTAGCGAAAAGATTAAAAGTggattataaatttattttcttagAAGAGACTGATATTGATTAG
- the TFB2 gene encoding TFIIH/NER complex subunit TFB2 (similar to Saccharomyces cerevisiae TFB2 (YPL122C); ancestral locus Anc_8.620) — translation MSAELLKSSVNQYLEELPQPVQNRLYESPATCLAIYRLLPQLAKFFIMSMVFNENEVMLRDLDRWVKSNGKLQFQEAIKSMKSLHLLVPGKNSGAVMINLNSTFRSSLKNALTGGEINNSFGVIVDNDRDAVKVSMLEEYSTKKWETILHFMVGTPLATTPSENVLNLLKHSKLMEENEETNEFKITNEGFQFLLQESNSQIWTLLLQYLKLTETLHMDPVDVLNFIFMLGALEFGKAYSISSLSETQKIMLKDMRDYGLIFQKNSNANVFYPTSMATMLTSDARNVRTASGAIDHILQRSQETNKNSNNDDDEDVDQVGSNTQATADGALIIETNFKLYSYSNSPLQIAVLSLFVHLKTRFSNMVTGQITRDSIRRALRNGITAEQIIAYLLTHSHPQMRRLAEGNLEKKLELDPNAKDSLQILPPTVVDQIKLWQLELDRIISHEGSLYSDFENNQEYNLLSTYAEDIGVLLWKNDKKRKFFVLKEGNSQVLDYAQRKLKKNNQYKNIANLSTLHI, via the coding sequence ATGAGtgctgaattattaaaaagttCAGTCAATCAATATCTAGAAGAACTACCTCAACCAGTTCAAAATCGATTATATGAATCGCCAGCAACATGTTTAGCCATTTATAGATTATTACCTCAACTAgctaaattttttattatgtcAATGGTATTCAATGAAAATGAGGTGATGTTACGTGATTTAGATCGTTGGGTTAAATCTAATGGTAAATTACAATTCCAAGAAGCTATTAAATCAATGAAATCTTTACATCTTTTAGTACCTGGTAAAAATAGTGGAGCTGTTATgattaatttgaattcaaCTTTTCGAAgtagtttaaaaaatgcATTAACTGGTGgggaaattaataattcttttggTGTCATTGTTGATAATGATCGTGATGCTGTTAAAGTTTCTATGCTGGAAGAATATTCTACTAAAAAATGGGAAACTATATTACATTTTATGGTTGGCACACCCTTAGCGACTACACCATCAGAAAATGtgttaaatcttttaaaacatAGTAAATTGATGGAAGAGAATGAAGAAACGAATGAATTCAAGATCACCAACGAAGggtttcaatttttattacagGAATCTAATAGTCAGATTTGgactttattattacaatatttaaaattaacaGAAACGTTGCATATGGATCCAGTTGatgtattaaattttatatttatgttGGGTGCATTGGAATTTGGTAAGGCTTATAGTATTTCCAGTTTAAGTGAGACTCAAAAGATAATGTTGAAAGATATGAGAGATTATGGtttaattttccaaaaaaattctaatgcAAATGTATTTTATCCAACAAGTATGGCTACCATGTTAACATCCGATGCTAGAAATGTTCGAACAGCTTCAGGTGCCATTGACCATATATTACAGAGAAGTCAAgaaactaataaaaattccaataatGACGATGATGAGGATGTAGATCAAGTTGGTAGTAATACGCAAGCTACTGCGGATGGagcattaataattgaaactaattttaaactttATTCATATTCTAACTCTCCATTACAGATTGCAGTTTTAAGTTTGTTTGTTCATCTAAAAACAAGATTTTCCAATATGGTAACAGGACAAATCACAAGAGATTCAATCCGTCGAGCCCTAAGGAATGGTATCACAGCTGAACAAATTATTGCATATCTATTAACGCATTCACATCCTCAAATGAGACGACTGGCAGAAggaaatttagaaaaaaagttgGAATTAGATCCAAATGCAAAGGATAGTTTACAAATCTTACCGCCCACAGTGGTAGATCAAATCAAGTTATGGCAACTAGAATTAGATCGTATTATTAGTCATGAAGGGTCATTGTATTcagattttgaaaataatcaagaatataatttattaagtACATATGCTGAAGATATTGGAGTGTTATTATGGAAAAATGATAAGAAGAGGAAATTTTTCGTCTTAAAAGAAGGAAATTCACAAGTTCTGGATTATGcacaaagaaaattaaaaaaaaataatcaatataaaaatattgcaAACTTATCTACTttacatatataa
- the VTC5 gene encoding Vtc5p (similar to Saccharomyces cerevisiae YDR089W; ancestral locus Anc_8.223): MKFGAQILDRSVPEWKYYNIDYNLVKNNIKRITTFDQGSNRDESGFKDSLNQLKSLFANQLQTINLFVSLKLKEITNRLYSIENYLSSSKKTNYRGKYRHELNQCNSELQKLSRFLILQKIAIRKLFKKLLKYTPVEYKQLSLKAINSIKHSSEYTVGYEGITFSNLQLDPYLQEISVILEQVESDSCDTKLNKKPSLNSLLKNNPINPSLQFDSLFLTDSIPIQRLIISSEDIQQFKFILLDNNFQFLNNSDSLVSQLLQNNSKDDLLRQWGNNNSLNLFPNMTQKVNNDSIVMCNVGGIKDHLITTNSKIYEMLSRGTSLETTTSTTTTNKKDQIIMDFIKKNNLKLSTLKITFQRSRFVSTSLDQPYLLVIDSNITIQDDSIDYLRDCILLTEDSFVEIKKLNKNININMNVNNNNNHNNNDSTVQNQHLTLCTQTSINDNSNIHKIMDLLNNNDKIQCFPLQDNDSLWKIVLLFNSSFKGPKNSIDSVKKNFFQVLLNDKYIIPQNETLSNSEFFQLGNHFFKQDVCKKYKLPGKNKLSTNPTSYSSLKIKTKLKQKPIFKQTTRYWNEFDDGDDYSSFDNSSQLEIQVNGYQDKGFIVFNKTFIKKMYNLGLTVRKCLGMKNNNNEIYKRLLNENLNRNKVVSNSLQRKSMSTLSTSSSPLLTISGYDHLNYGSTSTNNSRTNSPIDDTTINSAINNTIINSNFNSTVGTIVNSNTSTNANNYNNCNNNTRTNSTSFTHDNSLANNRTNSSLFINTNSFANNINSNSFVSTRNNSLGTTHNNSMSNTRNSSFAHLDYLTTNESETETENNQDIRQLLQFRDQDIEASDAVYEYKHDKVVTFMYLFTLLISCLTSGVILGIILALFTGDGSTDTDLANESLLITIIISSLLVSLFLSSLSLLLLFSRFTLAPIWHYIVEFTIFLSVTCTVCYGIIEIFL, encoded by the coding sequence ATGAAATTTGGCGCACAGATTCTCGATAGGTCCGTTCCAGAATGGAAGTATTACAACATCGATTATAACTTGGTgaagaataatattaaacgAATCACGACTTTTGATCAAGGTTCTAATAGAGACGAGTCTGGGTTTAAGGACAGCCTGAACCAATTGAAATCTCTATTTGCTAACCAATTACAAACTATCAACTTGTTTGTGTCGTTGAAACTGAAAGAGATTACAAATAGGTTATATTCCATCGagaattatttatcttCATCTAAGAAGACTAATTATAGAGGTAAATATAGACATGAATTAAATCAGTGTAATTCAGAGttacaaaaattatcaaggtttttaattttgcaaaaaattgctattagaaaattatttaagaaattgtTGAAATATACTCCTGTTGAATATAAACAACTGTCTTTAAAGGCGATCAATTCTATAAAGCATTCTTCTGAATATACTGTTGGCTATGAAGGTATTACTTTCAGCAACTTACAATTAGATCCGTATTTGCAAGAGATATCTGTCATTCTGGAGCAAGTAGAGTCAGATTCATGTGATACCAAATTGAATAAGAAACCTTCATTGAATTCattgttgaaaaataatccTATTAATCCTTCATTGCAATTCGATTCACTTTTCTTAACTGATTCGATCCCCATTCAAAGGTTGATTATATCTTCAGAAGATATTCaacaattcaaatttatcttATTAGATAAcaatttccaatttttaaataactCAGATTCGCTTGTTTCTCAATtgttacaaaataattccAAAGATGATCTGTTGAGGCAATGGgggaataataattcattaaatttgttTCCCAATATGACTCAAAAAGTGAATAATGACTCTATAGTCATGTGCAATGTCGGTGGCATCAAAGATCACCTTATTACTACAAACTCTAAAATTTATGAAATGCTATCACGAGGTACTTCATTAGAGACTACTACTAgcactactactactaacAAAAAAGATCAAATTATCATGGATTttatcaagaaaaataatttaaaattatccaCATTGAAAATCACTTTCCAAAGATCAAGGTTTGTTTCTACATCATTAGACCAACCATATTTACTTGTAATCGATTCAAATATTACCATTCAAGATGATTCAATAGACTATTTAAGGGACTGTATATTATTGACTGAGGATTCCTTTGtggaaattaaaaaattaaataaaaatattaatattaatatgaacgttaataataataataatcataataataatgattctaCAGTACAAAATCAACACTTGACTTTATGTACACAAACATCTATTAATgacaattcaaatattcataaAATTATGGATCTATTGaacaataatgataaaatacAATGCTTCCCATTACAAGATAATGATTCTTTATGGAAAATTGTTCttcttttcaattcttcatttaaaggtcctaaaaattcaatagattctgttaaaaagaatttctttcaagtacttttaaatgataaatatattataccACAAAATGAAACTTTATCGAATTCagaatttttccaattaggtaatcattttttcaaacaagatgtttgtaaaaaatataaattgcCTGGTAAGAATAAGTTAAGTACTAATCCAACTTCATATTCCagtttaaaaattaaaactaaaCTAAAACAAAAACCAATTTTTAAACAGACGACTCGATATTGGAATGAATTCGATGATGGTGATGATTATTCCTCTTTTGATAATTCCAGTCAGTTAGAAATCCAAGTAAATGGTTATCAAGATAAAGGTTTTATTGTCTTTAATAAGACttttattaagaaaatGTATAATTTAGGGTTAACTGTGAGAAAATGCTTAGGAAtgaagaataataataatgaaatttataaacggttattaaatgaaaatctAAATCGAAATAAAGtagtttcaaattctttacaAAGAAAATCAATGTCAACACTTTCTACTTCCTCTTCTCCACTTTTAACAATATCGGGTTATgatcatttgaattacGGTTCAACAAGtactaataattcaagGACAAATTCACCAATAGATGACACTACCATTAATTCTGCAATTAACAATACCattataaattcaaattttaactCTACAGTTGGTACTATAGTAAATTCTAATACTAGCACTAATGCTAATAATTAcaataattgtaataacAATACTCGTACTAATTCAACTTCGTTTACTCATGATAACTCATTAGCCAATAATCGTACAAATTCaagtttatttattaacaCCAATTCTTTTGCTAATAACATTAATAGTAATTCTTTTGTATCTACCCGTAATAATTCACTGGGTACCActcataataattcaatgtCCAACACTCGTAATAGCTCATTTGCAcatttggattatttaaCTACAAATGAAAGCGAAACAGAAACTGAGAATAACCAAGATATACGACAATTACTACAATTCAGAGATCAAGATATAGAGGCCTCAGATGCAGTTTATGAATATAAACATGATAAAGTTGTCACTTTcatgtatttatttactcTACTAATCTCATGTCTGACGTCTGGTGTTATTTTGGGTATTATCTTAGCTTTATTTACAGGAGATGGTTCAACTGATACAGATTTAGCTAATGAATCTCTACtgataacaataataatctcatcattattagtttCTCTATTTTTGAGTTCTTTGAGCTTATTGCTACTGTTCAGTAGATTTACGCTAGCCCCAATTTGGCATTATATAGTGGAATTTACTATATTCTTAAGTGTAACGTGCACTGTTTGTTACGgaataattgaaatattcctttaa